From the Lathyrus oleraceus cultivar Zhongwan6 chromosome 4, CAAS_Psat_ZW6_1.0, whole genome shotgun sequence genome, one window contains:
- the LOC127074126 gene encoding uncharacterized protein LOC127074126, translated as MTGYDDDCGGELKKEVVPDLTITIEADDNKGDYIKLMPCSDEGSPLGAAEECSPPARRSVVWYWIKMVLLFLFLGFLAVAVLKWVGPYFIDKEVIPIINWETETFSPPVLTILVFASVALFPTILLPSTPSMWVAGMKYGYGFGFLLIIPAVAIGVSLPFIIGSIFHHKIEGWLEKYPKKASILKSAGGGSWFHQFRAVALIRVSPFPYMIYNYCAVATNVKYGPYIIGSLVGIVPEIFVAIYTGILIRTLADATNERQSLSAQQIIFNALGFCITVATTIIITVYAKRRLKELQEEDNAIIVQ; from the exons ATGACGGGGTACGATGATGACTGTGGCGGTGAGTTGAAAAAGGAGGTAGTGCCGGACCTCACTATCACAATCGAAGCTGATGATAACAAAGGGGATTATATCAAATTGATGCCTTGCTCAGATGAGGGTTCACCGTTAGGTGCGGCCGAGGAGTGTTCTCCGCCGGCGAGGAGATCTGTTGTGTGGTACTGGATCAAAATGGTGTTGTTGTTTTTATTCTTAGGGTTTTTGGCTGTTGCTGTGCTCAAGTGGGTTGGACCCTATTTCATAGACAAG GAGGTTATTCCAATAATAAATTGGGAAACAGAGACTTTCAGTCCTCCGGTGCTTACTATTTTGGTGTTTGCTTCAGTTGCACTTTTTCCAACTATACTTTTGCCATCTACACCCTCTATGTGGGTTGCTGGAATGAAATATGGTTATGGATTTGGGTTTTTGCTAATAATACCTGCAGTAGCTATTGGTGTTTCACTCCCTTTTATCATTGGCTCAATCTTCCATCATAAAATTGAA GGATGGTTAGAGAAGTATCCAAAGAAGGCTTCTATTCTAAAGTCTGCTGGCGGTGGAAGCTGGTTTCATCAGTTTCGAGCAGTTGCCTTAATCAGGGTTTCTCCATTCCCTTACATGATCTACAACTATTGTGCTGTGGCAACAAATGTCAAGTACGGGCCTTACATAATTGGATCCTTGGTTGGAATAGTGCCGGAGATATTCGTTGCAATCTACAC GGGAATTTTGATTCGGACATTGGCTGATGCTACAAATGAAAGACAATCTCTATCTGCCCAGCAGATCATTTTCAATGCTTTAGGCTTCTGTATAACTGTGGCTACAACCATCATTATCACAGTTTATGCCAAGAGACGGCTCAAGGAGTTGCAGGAGGAGGACAATGCAATAATAGTCCAGTAG